In Antechinus flavipes isolate AdamAnt ecotype Samford, QLD, Australia chromosome 6, AdamAnt_v2, whole genome shotgun sequence, the sequence AGATGATGCCACTTTCTTAAGTGCCAAGTTTGGAAGACAGCTTGTACCTGGTTGGAAGCTTTGTCCAAAATGCACACAGATAATCAATGGAAGTGTGGATGTTGAATCTGAAGATCGCCAAAAAAGGAAAGCTGATTCAGACGTATGTATATGGGCCAATTTTTCACTTATTTAGGTCTGCAATTTAGAGTTTTGCTTGGATAGTATAGaagcataccttttttttttttttatcattgctcATATGCACCCTAAGTCAAcataatattaaatacaaaaatttagAAGTGAGAATTATTTTAGCCGTGCTCACTTGTTTTACCTGCTCCCTCTTTTCAGCCATATAGGATCAGACATGGTTTTGTAGCATTAACAACTATTGATAGTACAGGAGGGAATAGCAGATGGCTTGCAATTAATGTTTCTCCTTGCTCCTTTTACTCACTTCCTCTTCTGTCCTCACCCATGTTTGGATTTGTGTGGGTATATCTAGGAGCACAGCTCAGATTCTCCTCACCCTTTTACCTAATTTTAGACTTCTATGGTCACCAAAAACATATTCTCTTTGTGtaaagttttgattttatttttgtggggTGTGATACATGGTCTGTCTTGTTTTAAAGGTTATTACCTTGAAAAATTGGGTACCTTTTATTTGGAATAACAATTCACttaaataatgaaagaatttAATAGAAACTCTTTGGCACAAGCTGAGATTGTATATTGTTGGTAAGGAACTATATTTCTCCTCTCCTACTCAGCATCAATAACATTGCCATGTGTTATCAAGCGTTAAGCACTTTTTCATTCCTGCTTCTAGAAAAGTAAGATTGCTGTTCCTGAGGACTTTAATGAAGCCTATTTTTCTAATATGCACTGTATGTAAGGTGGCCTTTCCCATGTTTCCCGAAGCAGTTCTTCCAGTATCAAACATGTCAGTTCAGCCATATTTCAGAAAGCTGAATATTACTAGTTGTCATGATACAGTAACACTTCATCAGGGTGTTCTACTTGTAAATTTTTCTGCTATATAATAACACCTCTGCGTGGTAAAATTTAATTTAGCCACTTTTGGAAGAATTTCCAGTCTTTTTCACTGTTtactcatttctcaaacagaaGAAACTGAACTTGAATCTTTGACTCAGCCATCATTGTGAATATCTATTATTTCACTATGCTGagttggagtttttgtttttgtttagttttgtttttacttctcttCTTCATGGCTATCAACCTCTTTAGTTCTGCTGCCAAGTGTGTCTGCCTCTTATGCCTTCCTCTTGTGCTACTTTTGATTTGCTGTGgtacaataaaataaatgtgtaatCTGAGAGTAAGCCCTGAATAATGGTCTAATGGGTGCTTCTACAGAATAAAGTTCAGTTTTAGTGCATTGGGCTTTCAATCTTTGTTTCATTTCTGACAAGGCAGGAAGAATTCTGTCTGAAATAGTCATTAAGTGGCATGTTGGCAGTCATTAAGTGGCATGTTTACTGTTTGTGTCTTTGACATGGAAATCTAACTTGagaatttttacttttccttagGGAAGGACCGCTAAAGCCTTGCGGTCCTTGCAGTTTGCAAATCCAGGAAAGCAAACTGAATTTACTCCAGAAACtggtaagagagaaaaaagaaggcaaacTAAGTCAACCAATTCAGACAGGTAAGCGGCTTACATTAACGTTTATGCTAAGAAATGTAAGCTATCTAACATTTTACGACTTAATTTTGTCTTATCTTCATTTCTGGGGTTTTCCAGATTGCTATTTCAAATTGCTTAAAGGAGGGGAGCATGGAGTAGAAATGtccctgagtttcagtttccttcacaaataaaaattttgaaggcAATGAATGAGTTATAtaggtctctttcaattctaaaaattacaaatcaattaataactaaataaattacATACAAAGATCCTAATGTATAGCCTGGTAGTGAGATTTAGAAGGTCAAGATATCCTTCTTAAAATTATATCTGTGGGGGTTTTGGCTATATAAACAGTAAAACCAGAATTAACTGAGACAACTGACttgggaagctttttttttttttttttttttttttttttttttttaccaaataatgccataaagatttaaaaagagagacattaaaaaataaagcataattaAAATGCTAAGCGCGGTGATAATGTTGTGTGTAAATTTTGTTTAATGGATTTTTGTTTATTGGCTTCTCTGGGAGAATTTTTTTGATCACATAGCAGTCACTTAAAATACTCTTGTTCCCAATGATATTGAAGTTTAACATATCAAGCCCACCAAAAAGAGTATAAAATTGATGAGGGGAGGGTATAAATTGAGAGGATTATTTTTAACAGGAAAATTGAtagtttggaatttctctttaagTTCTATGTAGAAATATTGACCTGAGGGTTCATTCTCTCATCCATATTTCTTAAATGGAGATTTGTGACTAGTGTGTATATGATGACTTTGATCTAAAGCTATGAACCACTTTACTGGGACTATATCCAAGTAGTTAGAAGTAGCCATATTAAATATCAGAAATCTTTTTGATCATATtgtcaatttgatataaattgtaaaaaaatttacaCCCTACCATACtttacattgttttctttatttttgtgctAAAACTTaattagaaatttctttttttggttaatgTTAACttggaattaaaattttatatttcattgttagaatttttcccccctttttacaGGCAAGTGATACCACCAAAGAGCAAAGTCTATGATAGCCAGGGCCTCCTGATATTCAGTGGGATGGATCTCTGTGATTGCCTTGATGAAGATTGCCTGGGGTGTTTCTACGCCTGTCCAAATTGTGGTTCTAACAAGTGTGGAGCTGAATGCCGCTGTGACAGAAAATGGCTTTATGAGCAGATTGAAAtagaaggaggggaaattatTCATAATAAGCATGCTGGGTAATTTGAAGAGTTTGAGCTGATCTTTGTAGCTCTGAAATTCTACTGTAGATATATTGAGAATTCAAGCATGATAAACCAGTGACAAGATTTGAAACATGTTATTACATATAAATGTTGTGTACTAGATGTTTAGAGTTCATTGTTTTGTGTACATTATAGATGGActttaaaaataagctttaaaaGTTTATTGTGGATAAATAAGGAAGCTGAGTAGTTGGGAAATAATGCCTGACTAAACAAGGAGATTTGTTAAATCGTTTTAAGAAACATTCTGGCATTAGTTACAAATGGATTAATAAACAGGGGGCAAAatcttcaaagcactttatatcaGAACACATTCCCGTTGGATAAAGAAACTTAGAATGAAAATCCAGTTTTTTGATACTACCCTAAGTATTCTTACTCCTTTTTCTACTTAGATTTCTGTTAAATGagaaattcttaatatttttaaagaaactgtAGCCCAATAAGTTCTAAAGAAATAGCATTTGGCCTAAATTGAACTAATACTATTGTAGTTCAATTCTTACAACTCATCCCTTTCCCAAATTCAAGCCAAATTGTCTCTTCAAACAGAATCTAGGTTCCCTGTCCCTTCTGGGAAGTGTACTTAACTGACCTTAAGATCTCTGGATCCATAATCCTTCAATAAATGACAGTAGTACACCCCTTAGGTATGGACaaggttagaatttttttttttaagaagtatgTTTATCGtgataaaatatacacaaaatgtaAGTTCATAAATCACTTTCAGAATTAAGAGTTGTGTTTCAAAtgttatttaaacaaaaaaatttaagtggtgccacaaaaatcttttttttttttttttttttttaaacacaatttaCTTGGGAAATAACCTAAAGAACATTAACTATTCCTGCTTTCATTAGATTTGGCAGGTTAAGCTTTGAAGAGCTTGCCTTCCTAAGAACTCTCACTTAAAAGAGTTCAGTAAGAGATGTAAATTCTGTTCATTTCTTGAATGGTCATTTGCAAGGCTGTTGAGATTTGCTGCATTTTGAAATGATGAATCCACAAGTCTTTCTTGTTCCTCATTTAAAGTAAGTACTAACAGTCTTTGAGGTCCTTTTTaatcttgctgctagacttttcAGGGGACCTGATTATTAATAAAGCAAATGCTAAAACTATAAATGCTAATTTCCATTTTGGTATGGATTGTGTTAGACGAGTCAGTGTTAACATGCTAAAAAGttgacattaaaaataagaaatgtaagTATCCAGATTTTGTGTTTTTTGGATACATATTTTGGTGTTGCTGGTTCAATTGTACTTTTGCATAATAGGTTAAGTTGAAAACTGTTTTgtagtttttgggtttttttgtttgttttactttctaCAATCCCATTGTCTATAATTAATAGCTGTGCTTCTGCAGTGAATATTATATTGGTAGAATGTAGTTGTAACTTCCAAATCCTTTCTGAGATTTTGCATTTTAGGGCCCAACAGCCCATAATAATTTTGCTCTATTGATGTGGGTATGTACAATTTTGTTGAAAAACTCCTTTTTAGCAATTGTGTTTAAAAGTCCttagtttatttattattctaCTGAACATAGTGCTTATAGTAATATAGGTACTATACATATAGGTGTTGTACCTTGTCAGaagtatattaaatattaaaatagctTAAGAATGCTGTATTTCTTACatacttggggggagggggagggtgttGAGTTCTTCCTAGTTGAAGGCTTCAGAAGAGTTGTCAGTTCATTTTGGAGACAAACTGATACTAGCTATGGTCAttcacagagaaagaaattgtttTGGAGGTTAAGGCTGTTGTCCAGGAAGATCTAATTCAGAATTGACTTAAACTTTGATGTCTAATTATCTTCATTATCTCATGCTTGTGGGTGCTCTGTCCATCCATATATAGATTTTAGGCATTCTATCTTCCATGTAGTGTCTAAGCTATATTACTATTTAACCCAAAAGGAGTAAATAAATGAGTGTTTACTTTGTCACTACTACTTTTagatatgtaaaacattttttgggGCTAAACACAGAAGTATTGTCCCTTTGCAGCTGTTTTGCtttacaagcatttttttttttttcctatataaagATGAAGTGTGGTGATGCTCGCACTTATTTTAGCTATGGCATAACATTCTAtctttgtttaaattttcaaGCTTTTGGATATAAATTTAACATCTAGAAAGTCGGAATACCATTATGTGAACTATCGCTTGGATCaattcagtttttctcttttatggttACTTAAAGCATTTTTGTTCTGTTGTAAAGTTTTTGTGtaattcatttgctttttgttgtAATGGCTACtggaatttaaaaacaataaacttCTCATCCATTACTGCTTCATCTTGATCATTTCTAAAACCTTTTGTGTTTTGAATTGTTCACAACTACTATAATGATTTCATGGTATACCAAAAAAAGTCAACTGAGTTAAAATTCTTAAACTTAAGCATACTATTATTAGAATCAGCTGTTTTTAAGTGAAAGGATTTAAGTTAATGAAAGGCTGTATTTCTTTAAGAAAGATTGTAGGGTTAGGgagattaatttattttctttgcatacaaataaagaaatagaaatgacagacaaaatatttttctgagcTGCTTCTGTTAACTAGAAATAATTGAGATTATTGGGTAAGTAGAAGGTGTGAAACAAGTCAAGAAATCCAAACTTTAGACACTTAACCGGCAAAGAAATGTTACTAGATCAATCAAGTAAATcagatttcatttcctttgtagTTATAATGGTAGGCTCCCAATATCTTGGAGTATCTATCTGATAGGTAGCAAACTGCTTTCACACATCATGGATTTAAACTGCtgctataaatatgaaatattgtagttttatcttttcttaaaatttgaCCATTTTTTCTTGGGTTAGGTTTCATCCTCATTGGACAATTCAATGAATTGTCCATTTAAGGAAAAATAGGCTTTCCTAATCCAAGGGGAAATTTTGATCATTGGATCAGAGATAGGGAGAAAGGCATCTTTGCAATCATATCCTAAACACTTTTATAGATGAGTGAAAAAAAGTTGTGATTTGCCCCATGTCACCTGACAGATGATTGTGATTTGGTcatcttgactccagatctgtTATGCCAAGCAATACCAatctaaaaataattcatattgacTAAggggaaagtttttaaaaaccttAAGTTTCTAGAGTGATGTTTCCCACATCAGTAGTT encodes:
- the ARL14EP gene encoding ARL14 effector protein is translated as MDPCSVGVQLRATNECHKTYYTRHTGFKTLQELSSNDALLLQLRTGMTLSGNNTICFHHAKIYIDRFEDLQKSCCDPFNIHKKLAKKNLHAIDLDDATFLSAKFGRQLVPGWKLCPKCTQIINGSVDVESEDRQKRKADSDGRTAKALRSLQFANPGKQTEFTPETGKREKRRQTKSTNSDRQVIPPKSKVYDSQGLLIFSGMDLCDCLDEDCLGCFYACPNCGSNKCGAECRCDRKWLYEQIEIEGGEIIHNKHAG